One Streptomyces sp. CNQ-509 DNA window includes the following coding sequences:
- a CDS encoding AIM24 family protein: MPFRMLNSKIAEAQVLPGQTMFSQRGAMLAYTGQVSFTPNIQGGQGGLTSMIGRRVANEATPLMTVEGSGTVMFGHGGHEVHVIEMAGDTLYVEADRLLAFDGSLQQGTMFMGSQGGVMGMVRGQVTGQGLFTTTLAGHGAVAVMAHGGVLELPITPQRPVHVDPQAYVAHRGQVRNKLSTALGWRDMVGRGSGEAFQLELSGNGTVYVQASEEKL; this comes from the coding sequence ATGCCGTTCCGGATGCTCAATTCGAAGATCGCCGAGGCGCAGGTGCTGCCCGGCCAGACGATGTTCAGCCAGCGGGGCGCGATGCTCGCGTACACCGGGCAGGTGAGCTTCACGCCCAACATCCAGGGCGGCCAGGGCGGGCTGACGTCGATGATCGGCCGCCGGGTGGCGAACGAGGCGACGCCGCTGATGACCGTCGAGGGCTCGGGCACGGTGATGTTCGGGCACGGCGGCCACGAGGTGCACGTGATCGAGATGGCCGGCGACACCCTGTACGTGGAGGCCGACCGGCTGCTGGCCTTCGACGGCTCGCTCCAGCAGGGGACGATGTTCATGGGCTCGCAGGGCGGCGTCATGGGCATGGTCCGCGGCCAGGTCACCGGCCAGGGACTCTTCACCACCACCCTCGCCGGCCACGGCGCGGTGGCGGTGATGGCCCACGGCGGCGTCCTGGAACTGCCGATCACCCCGCAGCGCCCGGTGCACGTCGACCCGCAGGCGTACGTCGCCCACCGCGGCCAGGTGCGGAACAAACTCTCCACCGCCCTCGGCTGGCGCGACATGGTGGGCCGCGGGTCGGGCGAGGCGTTCCAACTGGAACTGTCGGGCAACGGCACGGTCTACGTGCAGGCATCGGAGGAGAAGCTTTGA